Proteins encoded by one window of Moorella humiferrea:
- the pdxS gene encoding pyridoxal 5'-phosphate synthase lyase subunit PdxS, which produces MAAEKGTWTVKKGLAEMLKGGVIMDVTTPEQAKIAEEAGACAVMALERVPADIRAAGGVARMADPTIILRIMDAVTIPVMAKARIGHFVEAQILEALGVDYIDESEVLTPADEEFHINKHEFKVPFVCGARNLGEALRRIGEGAAMIRTKGEPGTGNVVEAVRHMRRVMSEIRRVQNLPDEELMTFAKEIQAPYELVKQVKELGRLPVVNFAAGGIATPADAALMMQLGADGIFVGSGIFKSSDPMKRARAIVAATTHFREPEVLAEISKDLGEAMPGLDIATIRKEERMQERGW; this is translated from the coding sequence ATGGCAGCAGAAAAAGGAACATGGACGGTAAAGAAAGGCCTGGCGGAGATGCTCAAAGGCGGCGTCATTATGGACGTAACCACTCCGGAACAGGCAAAAATAGCCGAAGAAGCCGGCGCCTGCGCCGTCATGGCCCTGGAACGGGTACCGGCCGATATCCGTGCCGCCGGCGGGGTGGCCCGCATGGCCGACCCGACGATTATCCTGCGCATTATGGACGCCGTAACCATCCCGGTGATGGCCAAAGCTAGAATCGGCCACTTCGTAGAAGCCCAGATTTTAGAGGCCCTGGGTGTCGATTACATTGACGAAAGCGAAGTTTTAACTCCGGCCGACGAAGAGTTCCATATCAATAAACATGAATTCAAGGTGCCCTTTGTCTGCGGCGCCCGTAACCTCGGCGAAGCCTTAAGGAGAATCGGCGAAGGGGCGGCCATGATCCGCACCAAGGGCGAGCCCGGCACCGGCAACGTCGTAGAGGCCGTGCGGCATATGCGCCGGGTGATGAGCGAGATCCGGCGGGTGCAGAACCTACCCGACGAAGAGTTGATGACCTTTGCTAAAGAAATCCAGGCCCCCTATGAACTGGTCAAGCAAGTCAAGGAACTGGGGCGGCTGCCGGTAGTCAACTTTGCCGCCGGCGGCATCGCCACCCCGGCCGACGCCGCATTAATGATGCAGCTAGGGGCCGACGGCATTTTTGTAGGTTCCGGCATCTTTAAATCCAGCGACCCCATGAAACGGGCGCGGGCAATAGTTGCGGCCACCACCCACTTCCGGGAACCGGAAGTCCTGGCCGAGATATCGAAGGACCTGGGGGAAGCCATGCCGGGTCTGGATATTGCCACCATCAGAAAAGAAGAACGCATGCAGGAACGAGGTTGGTAA
- the pdxT gene encoding pyridoxal 5'-phosphate synthase glutaminase subunit PdxT — translation MKIGVLAMQGAFREHITSLASLGVEGIEVRRERHLEGIDGLIIPGGESTTIGKLLVEFNLLEPIRELAAGGMPVFGTCAGMVLLARDIIGSDQPRLGLMNVKVKRNAFGRQVDSFEVDLDIPVLGEKPFRAVFIRAPYLEEVEPPAESLATFMGKSVMARQGNLLATAFHPELTNDLRIHRYFLEMIK, via the coding sequence ATGAAGATCGGTGTGCTGGCCATGCAGGGCGCCTTTCGGGAGCATATTACCTCCCTGGCGTCCCTGGGTGTTGAAGGCATAGAAGTCCGGCGGGAGAGACATCTCGAAGGTATAGACGGCCTGATTATTCCCGGCGGCGAAAGCACAACAATCGGTAAACTCCTGGTAGAATTCAATCTTTTAGAACCCATCCGCGAACTGGCAGCGGGGGGTATGCCCGTGTTCGGCACCTGCGCCGGAATGGTACTTTTGGCCAGGGATATAATCGGCAGCGACCAGCCGCGGCTGGGACTGATGAACGTAAAGGTGAAACGTAATGCCTTCGGCCGCCAGGTGGACAGCTTTGAAGTTGATCTGGATATTCCGGTCCTGGGTGAAAAACCATTTCGTGCCGTCTTTATCCGCGCACCCTACCTTGAGGAGGTAGAGCCCCCGGCCGAATCCCTGGCCACCTTTATGGGTAAAAGCGTAATGGCCAGACAGGGAAACCTCCTGGCGACGGCCTTTCACCCGGAACTGACCAACGATCTGCGGATACATCGCTATTTCCTGGAGATGATAAAATAA
- a CDS encoding AbrB/MazE/SpoVT family DNA-binding domain-containing protein — protein METRISSKGQITIPSEIRRQLKIHTGDALLVKAFGENHIIGRIEK, from the coding sequence ATGGAAACACGCATTTCTTCCAAAGGACAAATAACCATACCTTCAGAGATTCGCCGCCAGTTAAAAATTCATACTGGTGATGCCCTGCTGGTCAAAGCGTTCGGGGAAAACCATATTATAGGGCGCATAGAAAAATAG
- a CDS encoding carbohydrate kinase family protein, whose translation MQTKILDVVSIGEILIDFVGKQSNCPLAEVTDFHRAAGGGPANVAVGVARLGGRAGFIGKVGRDAFGDHLQKVLEENGVDTRGLLRDDAANTTLVFVALNERAVPEFVFFRHGTADTRLAPVELPQEVLADTRILHFSSVSLAVEPARSATLEAVRLARAAGAVISFDPNLRLSLWPDAAKARQELLEAVKLADIVKLNDGELRFLLGAKAETLAAGAMALLARGPRLVAVTLGEHGALLAGRERKIQLPALPVHVVDTTGAGDAFMAGMLVVLAEGIQQGMDPGVLDSAWLERLGRWGNAAAALTCTRPGVMPALPIRGEVEKLASQGTGNGISRKEN comes from the coding sequence ATGCAAACAAAAATCCTGGACGTCGTCTCCATAGGCGAGATTTTAATCGATTTTGTTGGCAAACAGAGCAACTGCCCCCTCGCGGAAGTGACCGATTTCCACCGCGCCGCCGGCGGCGGGCCGGCCAATGTGGCCGTTGGGGTGGCCCGCCTGGGGGGACGGGCCGGTTTCATCGGCAAGGTGGGCCGGGACGCTTTCGGAGACCATTTGCAGAAGGTCCTGGAGGAGAACGGTGTGGATACCCGCGGCCTGCTGCGCGATGACGCGGCCAACACCACCCTGGTTTTTGTGGCCCTGAACGAAAGGGCGGTGCCGGAGTTTGTTTTCTTCCGGCACGGTACGGCAGATACCAGGCTCGCCCCCGTCGAGTTGCCGCAAGAGGTGCTTGCGGACACCCGCATCCTCCACTTCAGCTCTGTATCTCTGGCGGTGGAACCGGCCAGAAGCGCCACCCTGGAGGCGGTGCGGCTGGCCAGGGCGGCCGGAGCGGTCATATCCTTTGACCCCAATCTGCGCCTTTCCCTCTGGCCGGACGCCGCAAAAGCCAGGCAGGAGCTTCTAGAAGCGGTAAAACTGGCCGACATAGTCAAGCTGAATGACGGGGAACTGCGCTTTTTATTAGGTGCGAAAGCAGAAACACTGGCCGCCGGGGCCATGGCCCTGCTGGCCAGGGGCCCCCGCCTGGTAGCTGTCACCTTAGGGGAGCATGGCGCTTTGCTGGCCGGGAGAGAAAGAAAAATTCAACTGCCGGCCTTACCGGTACATGTTGTCGATACTACCGGCGCCGGTGATGCCTTTATGGCAGGCATGCTGGTAGTTCTGGCCGAAGGTATTCAGCAGGGGATGGACCCCGGGGTCCTGGATTCAGCCTGGCTGGAGCGGCTGGGTCGCTGGGGCAATGCCGCCGCGGCCCTTACCTGCACCCGCCCGGGGGTAATGCCGGCTTTGCCTATCAGAGGAGAAGTGGAAAAATTAGCATCGCAAGGAACAGGTAATGGTATTAGCAGGAAAGAAAACTAA
- a CDS encoding pyridoxal phosphate-dependent aminotransferase, with amino-acid sequence MPDREKDIATRAREMPPFIVMDILEKAKEMEARGENIIHLEIGEPDFDTPEPIKEAARRALRDGDTHYTHSLGKPELREEIARYYQRKYGVSISPDQVVVTSGTSPAMLLTFSVLLKQGDEVILPDPYYACYPNFIRYAGGQPVFIPVQEEDGFKYRLPPVQASIGPRTKAILINSPANPTGTVFTADELAALAGLGPYIIADEIYHGLVYEGREHTILEFTDRAFVINGFSKLYAMTGWRLGYVIAPPEFVRPLQKLQQNLFICAGSFVQAAGIAALRECDEHVAHMVATYDERRRYLLSRLKAMGLATRVEPTGAFYALANVKKYTDASYSFAFEILEKARVAVTPGIDFGRNCEGYIRISYANSLENIKEGLDRLERFLAGKKA; translated from the coding sequence ATGCCTGACAGGGAAAAAGATATTGCCACCCGGGCCAGGGAAATGCCGCCCTTTATCGTCATGGACATCCTGGAAAAGGCCAAAGAAATGGAAGCCCGGGGTGAGAACATCATCCACCTGGAAATCGGCGAACCGGATTTTGACACTCCGGAACCCATCAAAGAAGCCGCCCGGCGGGCCCTGCGTGACGGTGACACCCACTACACCCACAGCCTGGGCAAGCCGGAGCTGCGGGAAGAAATCGCCCGCTACTACCAGCGGAAATACGGGGTCAGCATCTCGCCCGACCAGGTCGTCGTTACATCCGGCACCTCACCGGCCATGCTCCTGACCTTTAGCGTCCTCCTGAAGCAGGGGGACGAGGTCATCCTCCCCGATCCGTACTATGCCTGCTACCCCAATTTTATACGTTACGCCGGCGGGCAGCCGGTCTTTATCCCGGTACAAGAAGAAGACGGCTTCAAGTACCGCCTTCCCCCTGTCCAGGCGAGTATTGGCCCCAGGACCAAGGCTATTCTTATCAATTCTCCCGCCAATCCCACCGGCACCGTCTTTACGGCGGACGAATTAGCAGCCCTGGCCGGCCTGGGACCATACATCATTGCCGACGAAATCTACCACGGCCTGGTTTACGAAGGCCGGGAGCATACCATCCTGGAGTTTACCGACCGGGCCTTTGTCATCAACGGGTTTTCCAAGCTCTACGCCATGACCGGCTGGCGCCTGGGTTACGTTATCGCGCCGCCGGAGTTCGTCCGCCCTTTACAAAAGCTGCAGCAGAACCTCTTTATCTGCGCCGGTTCCTTCGTCCAAGCCGCCGGCATCGCTGCCCTGCGGGAATGCGACGAACACGTGGCGCACATGGTCGCTACTTACGACGAGCGCCGCCGTTACCTGTTGAGCCGCCTCAAAGCCATGGGCCTGGCCACCCGGGTCGAGCCTACCGGTGCCTTCTACGCCCTGGCCAACGTCAAGAAATATACCGACGCTTCCTATTCCTTCGCCTTTGAAATATTAGAAAAAGCCCGGGTAGCCGTCACCCCGGGCATCGACTTCGGCCGCAACTGCGAAGGATATATACGTATTTCCTACGCCAATTCCCTGGAAAACATCAAAGAAGGCCTGGACCGGCTGGAACGTTTCCTGGCCGGGAAAAAGGCGTAA
- a CDS encoding type II toxin-antitoxin system VapC family toxin — protein MNVYLDTSAFLAILDADDENHAAAKKIWENLLTSGVPMICSSYVLVETYALVQRRLGMEALRVFHEDILPLLQVEWIDAELHQWGANAVLTANRRNLSLVDAVSFAVMRKLGIKKAFAFDRNFLEQGFENISQ, from the coding sequence ATGAATGTTTATCTTGATACTTCAGCTTTTTTAGCCATCCTCGATGCTGACGATGAGAATCATGCCGCTGCCAAAAAAATATGGGAAAATCTTCTAACCAGTGGTGTTCCGATGATTTGCAGCAGTTACGTTCTCGTAGAAACATATGCCCTGGTACAGCGGCGGCTGGGGATGGAAGCTTTGCGGGTATTTCACGAAGATATTCTTCCCCTGCTGCAAGTAGAATGGATTGACGCCGAGTTGCACCAGTGGGGTGCCAATGCCGTTTTGACCGCCAACAGGAGAAATTTGAGCCTGGTAGATGCCGTTAGCTTTGCTGTGATGCGTAAACTGGGTATTAAAAAGGCATTTGCTTTTGACAGAAATTTTCTTGAGCAGGGATTTGAAAATATTAGCCAATGA
- a CDS encoding ribbon-helix-helix protein, CopG family, producing the protein MIRTQIQLTEEQYHALKKMAAVKKISMAELIRLGVDQVLAGSNPGQNERIQRAIKAAGRFRSGVKDLSRNHDAYLTGAFAE; encoded by the coding sequence ATGATCCGTACGCAAATCCAGCTCACGGAAGAACAATATCATGCCCTGAAAAAAATGGCTGCTGTCAAAAAAATATCCATGGCGGAATTAATCCGGCTCGGCGTCGATCAGGTCCTGGCCGGTAGCAATCCTGGCCAAAACGAACGAATTCAGAGGGCTATAAAGGCAGCAGGGCGTTTCCGTTCCGGTGTTAAGGACCTCTCTCGCAATCATGATGCCTATTTAACGGGGGCTTTTGCAGAATGA
- a CDS encoding class I SAM-dependent methyltransferase has product MARELTEIIKKRYNRTALFYDWMDRMIPKEWRRRVWQEARGRVLEVGVGTGANFPFYPPGCRVTAIDFSPGMLARARQKLHLAGAPVDLKEMDVQHLEFGDASFDTVVATCVFCTVPDPVQGLKEVRRVCRPDGRIILLEHVRSEHWFLGPLMDALNPLFLYLIGSNINRRTVANVSRAGIEIDREDDLAGKIVKLIVGHPREI; this is encoded by the coding sequence GTGGCCAGAGAACTAACGGAAATAATCAAAAAGCGCTATAACCGCACGGCGCTTTTTTATGATTGGATGGACCGGATGATCCCCAAAGAATGGCGCCGGCGGGTGTGGCAGGAAGCCCGGGGCCGGGTGCTGGAAGTTGGGGTAGGTACAGGAGCCAATTTCCCATTTTACCCACCTGGATGCCGGGTGACGGCCATTGATTTCAGCCCCGGGATGCTGGCCCGGGCCAGGCAAAAGCTCCATCTGGCCGGGGCACCGGTGGATTTAAAGGAAATGGATGTCCAGCACCTGGAATTTGGAGACGCCAGTTTTGACACGGTGGTAGCTACCTGCGTTTTTTGTACAGTACCCGATCCGGTGCAAGGGTTAAAGGAAGTACGCCGGGTTTGCCGCCCGGATGGCAGGATCATCCTCCTGGAGCATGTGCGCAGCGAGCACTGGTTCCTCGGCCCCTTGATGGATGCCTTGAACCCGCTGTTCCTGTATCTAATCGGGTCCAACATTAACCGCCGTACAGTAGCCAACGTCAGTAGAGCCGGTATCGAGATTGACCGGGAGGATGATCTTGCGGGAAAGATCGTTAAATTAATTGTCGGGCATCCCCGGGAAATTTAA
- a CDS encoding pyridoxal-phosphate-dependent aminotransferase family protein, whose amino-acid sequence MTEKQILLLPGPTPVPPQVALAMARPAINHRGPEFKALWEEVTEGLKDVFQTRSEVVILTASGTGGMEAAVANLISPGEKVLAVTIGAFGERFIQICRAFGVETEVLAFPYGRAADPEIVAERLAADKEHKIKAVLIQHNETSTGVLNDIQAISRARGNHPALLIVDSISGLIAADLPMDAWNIDVVIAGSQKAFMLPPGLTMLAVNDRAWQAAEKCSNHRFYLDIKKARNSGLKGQTPFTPGVSLLYGLQESLRLVKEETLVGSFARHALMRDMVRAGVRALGLKLLAEDEVASPAVTAVCVPEGMKPADIIAPLREKFGVVVAGGQGEVKDRVFRIGHLGYVSYSDILAGLAALENVLFDAGVPVERGAAVAAAGAVLGR is encoded by the coding sequence ATGACTGAAAAGCAGATTTTACTTTTGCCCGGGCCGACGCCGGTACCGCCCCAGGTGGCCCTGGCCATGGCCCGGCCGGCTATAAACCACCGCGGTCCTGAGTTCAAAGCGCTGTGGGAAGAAGTTACGGAAGGGTTAAAGGATGTTTTCCAGACCCGTTCAGAGGTGGTCATTTTAACAGCTTCGGGTACCGGTGGCATGGAAGCAGCCGTAGCCAACCTCATTTCCCCCGGGGAAAAGGTGCTTGCCGTAACCATTGGTGCTTTTGGCGAGCGTTTCATTCAGATTTGCCGTGCCTTTGGCGTGGAAACGGAAGTTTTGGCCTTTCCCTACGGCCGGGCCGCCGATCCCGAAATCGTTGCCGAACGCCTCGCAGCCGACAAGGAACATAAAATTAAGGCCGTCCTCATCCAGCATAATGAAACTTCGACGGGGGTTTTGAACGACATCCAGGCCATCAGCCGCGCCCGGGGAAACCATCCGGCCCTCCTCATCGTGGACAGCATCAGCGGGCTGATAGCTGCCGACCTGCCCATGGATGCCTGGAACATTGACGTTGTAATCGCCGGTTCCCAGAAGGCCTTTATGCTGCCTCCGGGCTTAACGATGCTAGCCGTAAACGACCGTGCCTGGCAGGCGGCAGAAAAATGCTCCAACCATCGTTTTTATCTGGACATCAAAAAGGCGAGAAACTCCGGGCTAAAGGGGCAGACGCCCTTTACGCCAGGCGTATCCCTCCTTTACGGGCTACAGGAATCTCTGCGCCTGGTTAAGGAGGAAACCCTGGTCGGCAGCTTCGCCCGCCACGCCCTCATGCGGGATATGGTACGGGCCGGAGTTCGCGCCCTGGGGCTGAAGCTCCTGGCCGAGGACGAGGTAGCCTCACCCGCCGTTACGGCAGTCTGTGTTCCTGAAGGCATGAAGCCGGCGGATATTATCGCCCCCCTCAGGGAGAAATTCGGTGTAGTGGTGGCCGGCGGACAGGGTGAGGTAAAGGATAGGGTATTCCGGATCGGTCATTTGGGTTATGTAAGTTATAGCGACATCCTGGCCGGCCTGGCGGCCCTGGAAAACGTCCTTTTTGATGCTGGTGTACCGGTAGAACGGGGCGCGGCCGTGGCGGCGGCCGGAGCTGTATTAGGGAGGTGA
- the serA gene encoding phosphoglycerate dehydrogenase, producing the protein MRVLALDGIDERGLNILREAGLEVTAQGKMNEEELKDAIRDYDALIVRSATRVTAAAINAAKRLKIIGRAGVGTDNIDVGAATERGIVVVNAPEGNTVAAAEHTMAMMLALARNIPQANAALKQGIWEKKKYVGVELRGKTLGIVGLGKIGREVARRARGMEMKVMAYDPYVDPEQAARLEVELASLEDLLKNADFVTVHLPLTKETKHLLGREELALLKPGARVLNVARGGIIDEEALYEALKSGHLAGAALDVFEEEPLKKSPLLELDNVIVTPHLGASTEEAQVAVAVEVAHDIVRCLRGEPVLNAVNIPVVRGHVAEVLRPYLQLAEKLGGFLAQLMESPIIAAEICYNGELAQYDLAPLTSSFLKGLLRPLLADAVNYVNAPLVAKKRGIRIREKKSREMEYFANLISVKVEGRRESHRLAGTVNQSGEPRVVNLDGYSVDASPSGHMLVVPHIDRPRIVGPVAMVIGDHKINIAGMQVGRQEIGGEAVMLISVDNEVPREALQAIRRVDGVLDVRYIHL; encoded by the coding sequence ATGCGCGTATTAGCCCTGGACGGAATCGACGAACGCGGCCTTAACATCTTGCGGGAGGCCGGCCTGGAAGTTACTGCCCAAGGCAAGATGAACGAGGAAGAGCTGAAAGATGCCATCCGCGATTATGACGCCTTAATCGTCCGCAGCGCTACCAGGGTGACGGCGGCAGCCATCAACGCCGCCAAAAGGTTAAAGATCATCGGCAGGGCCGGGGTGGGGACCGATAATATAGACGTAGGCGCCGCCACCGAACGGGGCATCGTTGTGGTCAACGCCCCCGAAGGCAATACCGTGGCGGCCGCCGAGCATACCATGGCCATGATGCTGGCCCTGGCCCGCAACATTCCTCAGGCCAATGCCGCTTTAAAGCAGGGAATCTGGGAAAAAAAGAAGTATGTAGGCGTGGAGCTGCGGGGCAAAACCCTGGGTATCGTGGGCCTTGGCAAAATAGGGCGGGAGGTGGCCCGCCGCGCCCGCGGTATGGAAATGAAGGTTATGGCCTATGACCCGTACGTCGATCCCGAACAGGCCGCCCGGCTGGAAGTCGAGCTGGCATCCCTGGAGGATTTGCTCAAGAACGCTGACTTTGTTACCGTTCACCTGCCGTTAACCAAGGAAACGAAGCATCTCCTGGGACGGGAAGAATTGGCTCTACTAAAACCCGGTGCAAGGGTGCTCAATGTGGCCAGGGGCGGCATTATCGATGAAGAAGCCCTTTATGAAGCCTTGAAAAGCGGTCATTTAGCCGGTGCGGCCTTGGACGTTTTTGAAGAAGAGCCCCTAAAGAAAAGCCCCCTCCTGGAACTGGACAATGTTATTGTCACCCCCCACTTGGGTGCTTCTACGGAAGAAGCCCAGGTGGCCGTTGCCGTCGAAGTAGCCCACGATATTGTACGCTGCCTTAGAGGCGAACCGGTGTTAAACGCAGTCAACATCCCAGTGGTCAGGGGGCATGTGGCCGAAGTCTTAAGACCTTATTTGCAGCTGGCGGAAAAACTGGGCGGCTTCCTGGCCCAGCTTATGGAAAGCCCCATTATTGCCGCTGAGATATGCTACAACGGCGAATTGGCCCAGTACGATCTGGCGCCCCTGACCAGCTCTTTCCTTAAGGGCTTATTGCGCCCCCTCCTGGCCGATGCTGTCAACTACGTCAACGCTCCCCTGGTGGCCAAGAAGCGGGGCATCCGCATCCGGGAAAAGAAGAGTAGAGAAATGGAGTATTTTGCCAATCTCATCAGCGTTAAAGTAGAGGGGCGGCGGGAGAGCCACCGTCTGGCGGGTACCGTCAACCAGTCCGGAGAACCTCGTGTGGTCAACCTGGACGGCTACAGTGTGGACGCCAGCCCCTCGGGTCACATGCTGGTAGTGCCCCATATAGATCGGCCGCGGATAGTAGGCCCCGTGGCCATGGTGATAGGAGATCATAAGATAAATATCGCCGGTATGCAGGTGGGACGGCAGGAAATCGGCGGCGAAGCGGTAATGCTCATCAGCGTCGACAACGAAGTGCCGCGGGAAGCCCTGCAGGCCATTCGCCGGGTAGACGGCGTTTTGGATGTGCGCTACATTCACCTGTAA
- the serS gene encoding serine--tRNA ligase — translation MLDIKFIRQEPEKVARGLARRGLEAGLERFLQLDGRRRSILVEAEALKSKRNQVSAEIARLKKKGEDAEELIVAMREVSDRIKELDAELRAVEEELEQELLRIPNIPHDTVPDGQSDADNKTVRHWGDIPRFDFEPRPHWEIGERLGIIDFERGSKVAGARFVFYRGAGARLERALINFMLDLHTIKHGYTEIFPPYLVNSASMIGTGQLPKFAQDMFHVEGTDYYLIPTAEVPVTNLYRGEILNGEELPIYHVAYSACFRAEAGAAGRDTRGLIRQHQFNKVELVKFTRPEESYEELEKLTRDAEEVLQLLGLPYRVVVLCAGDLGFSAAKTYDLEVWLPSAGTYREISSCSNFEDFQARRADIRFRPSPKEKPRYVHTLNGSGVAVGRTVAAILENYQQEDGSVIIPKALRHYMGGLEVIRPEGA, via the coding sequence TTGCTGGATATAAAATTTATACGTCAGGAACCGGAAAAGGTGGCCCGGGGCTTGGCCCGCCGGGGTCTGGAAGCCGGTTTGGAGAGGTTTTTACAACTTGACGGGCGGCGGCGCAGCATCTTGGTGGAGGCCGAAGCTTTAAAGAGCAAACGCAACCAGGTTTCGGCAGAAATTGCCCGCCTTAAAAAGAAGGGGGAGGACGCCGAGGAATTAATTGTCGCCATGCGCGAGGTCAGCGACCGCATTAAAGAACTGGATGCAGAACTTCGCGCCGTCGAGGAAGAGCTAGAGCAAGAACTTTTGAGGATACCCAACATTCCCCATGACACTGTGCCTGATGGACAAAGCGACGCCGATAACAAGACGGTACGCCACTGGGGCGATATACCCCGGTTCGACTTTGAACCCCGGCCCCACTGGGAGATCGGGGAAAGGCTGGGGATCATCGATTTTGAGCGCGGCAGTAAGGTGGCCGGGGCGCGGTTCGTTTTTTACCGCGGTGCGGGGGCGCGTCTGGAGAGGGCGCTGATCAACTTTATGCTGGACCTTCATACTATAAAGCACGGGTATACGGAAATTTTCCCGCCCTATTTAGTCAACAGTGCCAGCATGATCGGTACCGGCCAGTTGCCTAAATTTGCCCAGGACATGTTTCATGTAGAGGGCACAGATTACTATCTCATACCAACTGCCGAGGTGCCCGTTACCAATTTATACCGGGGTGAGATTTTAAACGGTGAAGAATTACCCATTTATCACGTGGCCTACAGCGCATGTTTCCGGGCCGAAGCCGGGGCTGCCGGAAGGGATACCCGGGGTCTTATCCGCCAGCACCAGTTTAACAAGGTAGAGCTTGTGAAATTTACCCGGCCTGAAGAATCCTATGAAGAACTGGAAAAACTGACACGGGATGCCGAAGAAGTATTGCAGCTTTTGGGCCTTCCCTACCGGGTAGTGGTTCTCTGCGCCGGGGACCTCGGCTTTTCGGCGGCCAAAACCTACGACCTGGAAGTGTGGCTGCCCAGCGCCGGTACTTACCGGGAGATATCCTCGTGCAGCAATTTTGAGGACTTTCAGGCGCGGCGGGCCGACATCCGTTTTCGTCCAAGCCCAAAGGAAAAACCTCGCTATGTTCATACTTTAAACGGATCAGGGGTTGCCGTAGGGCGCACGGTGGCGGCCATCCTTGAGAACTACCAGCAAGAAGACGGTTCGGTCATTATACCCAAAGCCTTAAGGCACTATATGGGCGGTCTGGAGGTTATCCGACCGGAAGGGGCTTAA
- a CDS encoding sensor histidine kinase, with translation MNPSLHFLTKENWQWNLLFFIYGLSFFLMGFGILLKARRGSNLRLGRCLPCLAFFGIFHGIVEWGYNFIPTAVVMEDCRTFRGIIFNGGHVLLLGLSYLFLLYFGVNLLGDIRHWPSWRKIIPIAAFGGWLFYAALTFPGVNRDVNVWFILIEIAARYMLATPGALISGLAILAQGDELRHLRQKSLKFFLNGAASALFLYTVGGGLLVPPAPFFPANVFNTDFMMRLGLPAQALRIFSSILVAFFIFRLLDVYDAEERYEREKSREREMIWREREKIRRDLHDGIIQSIYALALGLQHCRLLLADEPSKVAARMFELSQQAEKVIADLRQYLAGLDLGRELPPDPVALVDKVMGEAFVKGDIKVKVRGNRAAVLDGEQREHLYYMMLEILSNITRHAGASQVWVDIDLESDGFRVKIADNGKGFLTTAPGGGHGLKNLNERAALAGGWLDIESSPGRGTAVTFWLPYGGDEQGGRP, from the coding sequence ATGAACCCCTCCCTCCACTTTCTGACCAAGGAAAACTGGCAGTGGAATTTACTGTTCTTTATATACGGCCTCTCCTTTTTTCTCATGGGCTTCGGCATCCTCCTGAAGGCCCGTCGGGGGAGCAATTTGCGCCTGGGCAGGTGTCTGCCCTGCCTGGCCTTTTTCGGCATATTCCACGGTATAGTGGAGTGGGGATACAACTTTATACCTACCGCTGTTGTCATGGAAGACTGCCGCACATTTAGGGGTATTATTTTTAACGGGGGGCATGTCCTGCTCCTGGGTTTATCATACCTTTTTCTGCTTTATTTTGGCGTCAATCTCCTTGGAGATATCAGGCATTGGCCTTCCTGGAGAAAAATTATACCTATCGCGGCCTTTGGGGGATGGCTTTTTTATGCCGCCCTTACCTTTCCCGGCGTAAATAGGGATGTCAATGTCTGGTTTATTCTGATAGAAATTGCCGCCCGTTATATGCTAGCGACCCCGGGGGCGCTGATAAGTGGCCTGGCCATCCTGGCCCAGGGGGACGAGCTGCGCCATTTAAGGCAAAAATCCTTGAAGTTCTTTCTCAATGGCGCCGCATCAGCTCTGTTTCTTTATACCGTCGGCGGCGGGCTTCTCGTACCTCCGGCTCCCTTTTTCCCCGCCAACGTCTTTAATACCGATTTTATGATGCGTTTGGGACTGCCGGCCCAGGCCCTGCGCATCTTTAGCAGCATTCTGGTGGCCTTTTTTATTTTTCGTCTTCTGGACGTGTACGACGCCGAAGAAAGGTATGAACGCGAAAAATCCCGGGAAAGGGAAATGATATGGCGGGAAAGGGAAAAGATCCGGCGTGACCTCCATGACGGCATTATACAATCCATTTATGCCCTGGCCTTAGGGTTGCAACACTGTCGTCTCCTCCTGGCAGACGAACCCTCGAAGGTCGCCGCCAGGATGTTTGAGCTTTCCCAACAGGCAGAAAAGGTAATAGCTGATTTACGCCAATATCTTGCCGGGCTGGACCTGGGGCGAGAACTTCCCCCCGACCCCGTGGCCTTAGTTGATAAAGTGATGGGGGAAGCCTTCGTGAAAGGCGACATTAAAGTTAAGGTCAGGGGAAACAGGGCTGCCGTTTTGGACGGCGAACAGCGGGAACACCTTTACTACATGATGCTTGAGATATTAAGCAATATAACCCGTCACGCCGGGGCCAGCCAGGTATGGGTGGATATCGATCTGGAAAGCGACGGCTTTAGGGTCAAAATTGCCGACAACGGTAAAGGCTTTTTGACGACGGCCCCCGGCGGCGGTCATGGGCTTAAAAACCTAAATGAGCGGGCGGCCCTGGCCGGGGGATGGCTGGACATCGAATCTTCACCCGGCAGGGGGACGGCCGTAACCTTCTGGCTGCCTTACGGCGGTGATGAACAGGGAGGAAGGCCATGA